A stretch of Brevundimonas naejangsanensis DNA encodes these proteins:
- a CDS encoding HU family DNA-binding protein: MTTQAELIAAVAKDAGVSQADAGKVLTAIVENIHKSLKAGGDIRISNLGVFDTAERAEREGRNPATGATIKIPASKAVRFRVSKPLKDAVNG; this comes from the coding sequence ATGACCACTCAAGCCGAACTGATCGCCGCCGTCGCCAAGGACGCGGGCGTTTCGCAAGCTGACGCCGGCAAGGTGCTGACCGCCATCGTCGAGAACATCCACAAGTCCCTGAAGGCGGGTGGCGACATCCGCATCTCGAACCTGGGCGTGTTCGACACCGCCGAGCGCGCCGAGCGCGAAGGCCGCAACCCGGCCACCGGCGCCACGATCAAGATCCCGGCCTCGAAGGCCGTGCGCTTCCGCGTGTCGAAGCCGCTGAAGGACGCCGTCAACGGCTAA
- the fliP gene encoding flagellar type III secretion system pore protein FliP (The bacterial flagellar biogenesis protein FliP forms a type III secretion system (T3SS)-type pore required for flagellar assembly.), whose amino-acid sequence MFALPTRAELKRAALLSLITTALCLIWPLGALAQEVAQGGSAINIDLGTGAGLTQRVVQLVGLMTVLSLAPSIVIMTTSFVRIIVVLSLLRTALGMQQSPPNAVLVSLALFLSAIVMAPTWQDAYDSGIRPLMDQQMELPQAFDAASEPVKTFMLSQVKPDDLSLFTRLSRVEPPADVQDLPLRVVTPAFMISELKTAFTIGFLLFVPFLVIDLVVASVLMSMGMMMLPPVVVSLPFKLIFFVLVDGWRLVAGSLVESFQRAAGGG is encoded by the coding sequence GTGTTCGCCCTCCCCACGCGCGCCGAACTCAAGCGCGCGGCCCTGCTGTCGCTGATCACCACCGCCCTGTGCCTGATCTGGCCGCTGGGCGCCCTGGCCCAGGAGGTCGCCCAGGGCGGATCGGCCATCAACATCGACCTGGGGACCGGCGCGGGCCTGACCCAGCGGGTGGTGCAGTTGGTCGGGCTGATGACCGTGCTGTCGCTGGCGCCGTCCATCGTCATCATGACCACCAGCTTCGTGCGAATCATCGTGGTGCTGTCCCTGCTGCGCACGGCGCTGGGGATGCAGCAGTCGCCCCCCAACGCCGTCCTGGTGTCGCTGGCCCTGTTCCTGAGCGCCATCGTCATGGCCCCGACCTGGCAGGACGCCTATGATTCGGGCATCCGGCCCCTGATGGATCAGCAGATGGAGCTGCCCCAGGCCTTCGATGCGGCCTCCGAGCCGGTGAAAACCTTCATGCTGTCCCAGGTGAAGCCCGACGACCTGTCGCTATTCACCCGCCTGTCGCGCGTGGAGCCCCCGGCCGACGTGCAGGACCTCCCCTTGAGAGTGGTCACCCCGGCCTTCATGATCAGCGAGCTGAAGACCGCCTTCACGATCGGGTTTCTTCTTTTTGTTCCGTTTCTTGTGATCGATCTGGTGGTCGCCAGCGTGCTCATGTCCATGGGCATGATGATGCTGCCGCCGGTGGTGGTCAGCCTGCCCTTCAAGCTGATCTTCTTCGTGCTGGTGGACGGCTGGCGGCTGGTCGCCGGAAGCCTGGTCGAGAGCTTCCAGAGGGCGGCCGGCGGGGGATAA
- a CDS encoding FliO/MopB family protein, giving the protein MNFLDLFRAIFGLAITLGIIGLAAWAARRYAPEFLARFQGQQGQVRRMKVIETLVLDPSRRLVLVRVDEEERLILLGEGRELIEPRQPGGVK; this is encoded by the coding sequence ATGAACTTCCTCGATCTGTTCCGGGCGATCTTCGGCCTGGCCATCACCCTGGGCATCATCGGCCTGGCCGCCTGGGCGGCGCGCCGCTACGCGCCCGAGTTCCTGGCCCGCTTCCAGGGGCAGCAAGGCCAGGTGCGGCGGATGAAGGTCATCGAGACCCTGGTGCTGGACCCGTCGCGCCGCCTGGTCCTGGTTCGCGTCGACGAGGAAGAGCGGCTGATCCTGCTGGGCGAGGGCCGCGAACTGATCGAGCCGCGCCAGCCGGGAGGCGTGAAGTGA
- the flgB gene encoding flagellar basal body rod protein FlgB, with product MSVTDLPLLNQIKGRLGWLDDRQRVIAQNVANSDTPGYVARDLKTPTDFAEAMRTGGGLRMIATNARHISPPGQAARFEAASAPDSETTLDGNSVVVEEQMLKMAESRMAYDAAIGFYQKSMQMIRMAAKKPGA from the coding sequence GTGTCCGTCACCGACCTGCCGCTGCTGAATCAGATCAAGGGCCGTCTGGGCTGGCTGGACGACCGCCAGCGGGTGATCGCCCAGAACGTCGCCAACTCCGACACCCCCGGCTATGTCGCGCGCGACCTGAAGACGCCGACCGACTTCGCCGAGGCGATGCGGACGGGCGGGGGCCTACGGATGATCGCCACCAACGCACGCCACATCTCGCCGCCCGGCCAGGCGGCGCGGTTCGAGGCGGCCAGCGCCCCGGATTCCGAGACCACGCTGGACGGCAATTCGGTCGTGGTCGAGGAGCAGATGCTCAAGATGGCCGAGAGCCGCATGGCCTATGACGCCGCCATCGGCTTCTACCAGAAGTCCATGCAGATGATCCGCATGGCCGCCAAGAAACCCGGCGCCTGA
- the flgC gene encoding flagellar basal body rod protein FlgC — protein MAVASTALKAQQSRMRIIAENIANAESTANVAGGQPYRRQTPVFQARDVDGATGVVLAEVRPDQSDFRMDYDPSHPAANAEGYVMRPNVDTLVEAMDMREAQRAYEANLNVIETARNMESRTLDIIKK, from the coding sequence ATGGCGGTCGCCTCGACGGCGCTGAAGGCGCAGCAGTCGCGGATGCGCATCATCGCCGAGAACATCGCCAACGCGGAGTCGACGGCCAATGTCGCCGGGGGTCAGCCCTATCGGCGCCAGACGCCGGTGTTCCAGGCCCGCGACGTCGACGGCGCGACCGGCGTGGTCCTGGCCGAGGTGCGGCCGGACCAGAGCGACTTCCGCATGGACTACGACCCCTCGCACCCGGCGGCGAACGCGGAAGGGTATGTCATGCGGCCCAACGTCGACACCCTGGTCGAGGCCATGGACATGCGCGAGGCGCAGCGCGCCTATGAGGCCAACCTGAACGTCATCGAGACGGCGCGGAACATGGAGTCCCGCACCCTCGACATCATCAAGAAGTAA
- the fliE gene encoding flagellar hook-basal body complex protein FliE: MNPIMAARAYAAVQGGGGVSVTTSANAAASSGPNAAGGFADLLQNVMTQTTQQTRAAETQMAQSVQGQGNLIDVVTAISSAETSLETVMAVRDQVISAYQEIMRMPI; this comes from the coding sequence ATGAACCCCATCATGGCCGCCCGCGCCTACGCCGCCGTTCAGGGCGGGGGCGGCGTCAGCGTCACCACCTCGGCCAACGCCGCCGCCTCGAGTGGGCCGAACGCGGCGGGCGGCTTCGCCGACCTGCTGCAGAACGTCATGACCCAGACGACGCAGCAGACCCGCGCCGCCGAGACCCAGATGGCCCAGTCGGTCCAGGGCCAGGGCAATCTGATCGACGTCGTCACGGCCATCTCCTCGGCCGAGACCTCTCTGGAGACGGTCATGGCGGTGCGCGACCAGGTGATCTCCGCCTATCAGGAAATCATGCGGATGCCGATCTGA
- a CDS encoding VOC family protein: MLKNKNSSAIVAVKDLDRARAFYSDVLGLNLADTANEGMLGYRTGNTWLTVYQSAFAGTNQANAVSWDVGVELDDIVAALKAKGVAFEHYDEMPREGDVHLCGTMRMAWFKDPDGNILHLVGQTGAA; this comes from the coding sequence ATGCTCAAGAACAAGAACTCGTCCGCCATCGTGGCGGTGAAGGACCTGGACCGCGCCCGGGCCTTCTATTCCGACGTGCTGGGGCTGAACCTGGCGGACACCGCCAACGAGGGGATGCTGGGTTACCGCACCGGGAACACCTGGCTGACGGTCTATCAGTCCGCCTTCGCCGGGACCAACCAGGCCAACGCCGTGTCCTGGGACGTGGGGGTCGAGCTGGACGACATCGTCGCCGCCCTCAAGGCCAAGGGCGTCGCCTTCGAACATTACGACGAGATGCCGCGCGAAGGCGACGTCCATCTCTGCGGGACGATGCGGATGGCCTGGTTCAAGGACCCCGACGGCAACATCCTGCATCTGGTCGGCCAAACCGGCGCGGCCTGA
- a CDS encoding tetratricopeptide repeat protein, which produces MRFVAAKRAGALALVLGLMAPMAPATAAAAAMQAAGPGADAAAPKVTVNIVDGELSRQERADLQLLERAMRDVQARGYAGLDRHLPGLRRALDGAPAAYAQMEQRDKGEWIIRSDDLGEVMVLATVIQSLAGGEGVRAVTVRRQANVYPLIALILGSEAVERRRLDDAVKILDRGLALQGDDWMLVKEKASALQVGGRHDEALAVLDQALASDSLRILLNAGPLHRGRGFSLIEQGRLKEARAAYDAALELDAEDGLAKAQLAYIDGLEAGQPPVAPSVALLPGPRPGQ; this is translated from the coding sequence ATGAGGTTCGTGGCGGCGAAGCGGGCGGGCGCCCTGGCCCTTGTCCTGGGTCTGATGGCGCCGATGGCCCCAGCGACGGCCGCCGCGGCGGCGATGCAGGCCGCTGGGCCAGGGGCAGATGCGGCGGCGCCCAAGGTTACCGTCAACATCGTGGACGGGGAGCTCTCGCGCCAGGAGCGGGCCGACCTGCAACTGCTTGAGCGGGCCATGCGTGATGTTCAGGCGCGCGGATACGCCGGGCTGGACCGGCATCTGCCGGGGTTGCGGCGCGCCCTCGACGGCGCACCCGCCGCCTATGCCCAGATGGAGCAGCGCGACAAGGGCGAATGGATCATCCGCTCGGACGACCTGGGCGAAGTCATGGTGCTGGCGACCGTCATCCAGTCCCTGGCCGGCGGCGAGGGCGTCCGCGCGGTGACCGTGCGGCGGCAGGCGAACGTCTATCCCCTCATCGCCCTGATCCTGGGCAGCGAAGCGGTGGAGCGTCGGCGGCTGGATGACGCCGTGAAGATCCTTGATCGGGGGCTGGCCCTGCAGGGCGACGACTGGATGCTGGTGAAGGAAAAGGCGTCCGCCCTTCAGGTCGGCGGGCGTCATGACGAGGCCCTGGCGGTTCTGGATCAGGCCCTGGCCTCGGACTCGCTGCGCATCCTGTTGAACGCCGGGCCGCTGCATCGCGGGCGCGGGTTCAGCCTGATCGAGCAGGGCCGCCTCAAGGAGGCCCGCGCGGCCTATGACGCGGCGCTGGAGCTGGACGCGGAAGACGGCCTGGCCAAGGCGCAGCTCGCCTATATCGACGGGCTGGAGGCCGGCCAGCCCCCTGTCGCGCCGAGCGTCGCCCTATTGCCCGGGCCGAGGCCCGGGCAATAG
- the folE gene encoding GTP cyclohydrolase I FolE, with the protein MTDHAHKPSVSQEEAEAAVRTLIRWAGDNPDREGLIETPKRVAKSYRELFQGYEVEPRDYLEKTFEEVGGYDELVVLKDIRFVSFCEHHMLPVVGKAHVAYLPTDRVVGISKLARVVRGYARRLQIQEKMTSEIANAIHEVLRPHGVGVVIEAEHSCMTMRGVDVPGASLTTSCLLGAVREDPRTREEFLRLVRG; encoded by the coding sequence ATGACCGATCACGCTCACAAACCGTCCGTCTCCCAGGAAGAAGCCGAGGCCGCCGTCCGCACCCTGATCCGCTGGGCCGGCGACAATCCCGACCGCGAAGGGCTGATCGAAACGCCCAAGCGCGTGGCCAAGTCCTATCGCGAGCTGTTCCAGGGCTATGAGGTCGAGCCGCGCGACTATCTGGAGAAGACCTTCGAGGAGGTCGGCGGCTACGACGAACTGGTCGTGCTGAAGGACATCCGCTTCGTCAGCTTCTGCGAACACCACATGCTGCCGGTGGTGGGCAAGGCGCACGTCGCCTACCTGCCGACCGACCGGGTGGTGGGCATCTCCAAGCTGGCCCGCGTGGTGCGCGGCTATGCGCGCCGCCTGCAGATCCAGGAGAAGATGACGTCGGAGATCGCCAACGCCATCCACGAGGTGCTGCGCCCCCACGGCGTCGGCGTGGTCATCGAGGCCGAACACAGCTGCATGACCATGCGCGGCGTCGACGTCCCCGGCGCCAGCCTGACCACCAGCTGCCTGCTGGGCGCCGTCCGCGAAGATCCGCGCACGCGCGAGGAATTCCTGCGGCTGGTGCGGGGCTGA
- the fliQ gene encoding flagellar biosynthesis protein FliQ has product MSGAEVLDVGRDALWLTIQLCLPVLIVALVVGVAIGLFQALTQIQEQTLVYAPKIIAIFVSLLLFLPLMGALLGGFMREIAARIAGM; this is encoded by the coding sequence ATGAGCGGCGCGGAAGTTCTGGATGTGGGTCGCGACGCCCTGTGGCTGACGATCCAGCTGTGCCTGCCGGTCCTGATCGTGGCCCTGGTGGTCGGCGTGGCCATCGGCCTGTTCCAGGCCCTGACCCAGATCCAGGAGCAAACCCTGGTCTATGCACCCAAGATCATCGCCATCTTTGTCTCCCTGCTGCTGTTCCTGCCGCTGATGGGCGCCCTGCTGGGCGGCTTCATGCGCGAGATCGCCGCCCGCATCGCGGGCATGTAA
- the fliR gene encoding flagellar biosynthetic protein FliR, producing the protein MEPYATADQVWAGGLIFARVGAVLMMLPGFGESYVPPRVRLSLALVLSLALWPIVGGALPGLPATLGATVGWVIREVLTGLAIGAVLRSFMTALTTAGEVVSMQTTLGFSQTANPLQAQPGTTLSAFLMLLGVTLVFATNTHHLFIGGIVGSYEAIAPAKPLIVSDFTQMAVKTLSQSFMLGVQLAAPVLVFALIFNLASGLVARVMPSFQVYFAAAPLSVILGLSVFTLSLGVLGTVFIDRYRSVAAFFTGGALG; encoded by the coding sequence ATGGAGCCTTACGCCACGGCGGATCAGGTCTGGGCCGGCGGGCTGATCTTCGCCCGCGTCGGCGCCGTCTTGATGATGCTGCCCGGCTTCGGCGAATCCTATGTGCCGCCGCGGGTGCGGCTGTCGCTGGCCCTGGTGCTGTCGCTGGCGCTGTGGCCCATTGTCGGCGGCGCCCTGCCGGGCCTGCCCGCCACCCTGGGGGCGACCGTCGGCTGGGTCATCCGCGAGGTGCTGACCGGCCTGGCCATCGGCGCCGTCCTGCGCAGCTTCATGACGGCCCTGACCACGGCGGGCGAGGTCGTCTCCATGCAGACGACCCTGGGCTTCTCCCAGACGGCCAACCCTCTGCAGGCCCAGCCGGGCACCACCCTGTCGGCCTTCCTGATGCTGCTGGGGGTGACGCTGGTCTTCGCCACCAACACCCATCACCTGTTCATCGGCGGCATCGTCGGCTCCTATGAGGCCATCGCCCCGGCCAAGCCGCTGATCGTGTCGGACTTCACCCAGATGGCGGTGAAGACCCTGAGCCAGAGCTTCATGCTGGGGGTGCAGCTGGCGGCGCCGGTGCTGGTCTTCGCCCTGATCTTCAACCTGGCCTCGGGCCTGGTGGCGCGGGTCATGCCCAGCTTCCAGGTCTATTTCGCCGCTGCGCCCTTGAGCGTCATCCTGGGTCTGTCGGTGTTCACGCTCAGCCTGGGCGTGCTGGGGACCGTCTTCATCGACCGCTACCGCTCGGTGGCGGCCTTCTTCACGGGAGGCGCGCTTGGCTGA
- the flhB gene encoding flagellar biosynthesis protein FlhB encodes MAEGADPESKTEEATPRKLEDARKKGDVAKSPDVAAALSLAGAAAVLLAGGGWFSTQIAEQLTPFLAQPHAMIGGLEAGAGVEIAMRAVWAAAPFLAALMFAVILGGVGGNLAQSGLIFTVEKIKPKWSKVNPLEGVKRIYGPDGLVQFLKTFIKLVAIGAVCWWVLKPHTRELENLAAMSPAAILPFARDLALALMMSALVFLGLTAGADYLWQKMRFAKRMRMTKEELKEDFKQSEGDPHVKAKLRQIRMQRGRQRMMQAVPDATVIVTNPTHYSVALRYEPDQGDGAPVCVAKGVDALALRIREVAREHDVPIVENVPLARALYAAVEVDDIIPREHFEAAAKIIGFVMQQRKRR; translated from the coding sequence TTGGCTGAAGGCGCCGATCCCGAGTCGAAGACAGAAGAAGCCACCCCGCGAAAACTCGAGGACGCGCGGAAGAAGGGCGACGTCGCCAAGTCGCCGGACGTGGCGGCGGCCCTGTCCCTGGCCGGGGCGGCGGCGGTGCTGCTGGCCGGCGGCGGCTGGTTCTCGACGCAGATCGCGGAGCAACTGACCCCCTTCCTGGCCCAGCCGCACGCCATGATCGGCGGGCTGGAGGCGGGGGCGGGGGTCGAGATCGCCATGCGCGCCGTCTGGGCGGCGGCGCCCTTCCTGGCGGCGCTGATGTTCGCGGTCATCCTGGGCGGGGTGGGCGGCAACCTGGCCCAGTCGGGCCTCATCTTCACCGTCGAGAAGATCAAGCCCAAGTGGTCCAAGGTGAACCCGCTGGAGGGGGTCAAGCGCATCTACGGCCCGGACGGCCTGGTGCAGTTCCTCAAGACCTTCATCAAGCTGGTGGCCATCGGCGCCGTCTGCTGGTGGGTGCTGAAGCCGCACACGCGCGAGCTGGAGAACCTGGCCGCCATGAGCCCGGCCGCCATCCTGCCCTTCGCCCGCGACCTGGCCCTGGCGCTGATGATGTCGGCCCTGGTCTTCCTGGGGCTGACGGCGGGGGCGGACTATCTGTGGCAGAAGATGCGCTTCGCCAAGCGGATGCGGATGACCAAGGAAGAGCTGAAGGAAGACTTCAAACAGTCCGAAGGCGACCCGCACGTGAAGGCCAAGCTGCGCCAGATCCGCATGCAGCGCGGCCGTCAGCGCATGATGCAGGCCGTGCCCGACGCCACCGTCATCGTCACCAACCCGACCCACTATTCGGTCGCCCTGCGCTATGAGCCGGACCAGGGCGACGGCGCCCCGGTCTGCGTCGCCAAGGGCGTCGACGCCCTGGCCCTGCGCATCCGCGAGGTGGCCAGGGAGCACGATGTGCCCATCGTCGAGAACGTCCCCCTGGCCCGCGCCCTCTATGCGGCGGTGGAGGTCGACGACATCATTCCGCGCGAACATTTCGAGGCGGCGGCCAAGATCATCGGCTTCGTCATGCAGCAGCGGAAGCGGCGGTGA
- the cckA gene encoding cell cycle histidine kinase CckA: MTISRPQDRLKARTTRRPTFDPLLVLMALGFALATAAIAYPAFRASAFTAPGLILIFAAGATALIWLFAFGRAEVRRASGDTAVEMLDAMAEPAALVWPSGQVLAYNAAWAEENGAVTTLPRAGKGGGKSAQALYMAFAQAREGHQGRAIVQIGAREKEVLIGQAGQGRFLVRAAPDAFLPLAPPPPAAPQAAAPTGEARAMAAGAPFGSAVIGGEDLFAGRVEEPNAALSLLTGPAASGDAAFGHLFDPAGVAEAKTKLEAGSSGPIELIARAHPDRHLHLYVAPEGDKRRIWLFDVAAQKSMELQLSQAQKMQAVGQLAGGVAHDFNNLLTAIQLQLSGLLERHPVGDPSYEGLNEIRQTAIRAADLVRKLLAFSRKSTVRRERLDLGELVGEFAVLLRRLLREDVRLETDYGRDLPLVLADKSQLETAVMNLAVNARDAMRGVVEPGAGVVTIRTRRLTGAEARGLGWREAPEQVALIEVSDTGPGVPPALLDKIFEPFFTTKAVNEGTGMGLATVYGIAQQAGGHITVANLENAGAAFRIFLPAATAEELVEAPVVEKVVKAPRDLSGAGRILFVEDEAAVRGIAARLLRQRGYEVIEAADGEEALILAEEWAGQIDMLISDVIMPGLDGPSLLRKARPFLGDAPVMFISGYAESDFSDLLQDEVGVSFLPKPLDIKTLAERVKQQLHAV; the protein is encoded by the coding sequence ATGACCATTTCCCGACCGCAAGACCGGTTGAAGGCGCGGACCACGCGCCGTCCGACGTTCGACCCCCTGCTGGTGCTGATGGCCCTGGGCTTCGCCCTGGCGACCGCGGCCATCGCCTATCCGGCGTTCCGGGCCAGCGCCTTCACCGCGCCGGGACTGATCCTGATCTTCGCGGCGGGGGCGACGGCGCTGATCTGGCTGTTCGCCTTCGGCCGGGCCGAGGTGCGGCGCGCCAGCGGCGACACGGCGGTCGAGATGCTGGACGCCATGGCCGAGCCCGCCGCCCTGGTGTGGCCGTCGGGCCAGGTGCTGGCCTACAACGCCGCCTGGGCCGAGGAGAACGGCGCCGTCACCACCCTGCCCCGGGCGGGCAAGGGCGGCGGCAAGTCGGCCCAGGCCCTCTACATGGCCTTCGCCCAGGCGCGCGAAGGGCATCAGGGCCGCGCCATCGTCCAGATCGGCGCGCGCGAGAAGGAGGTGCTGATCGGCCAGGCGGGGCAGGGGCGCTTCCTCGTTCGTGCCGCGCCCGACGCCTTCCTGCCCCTGGCTCCGCCGCCGCCCGCCGCGCCCCAGGCCGCCGCCCCGACCGGCGAGGCCCGCGCCATGGCCGCCGGCGCCCCCTTCGGCTCGGCCGTGATCGGCGGCGAGGACCTGTTCGCCGGCCGGGTGGAGGAGCCGAACGCGGCCCTGTCCCTGCTGACCGGCCCGGCCGCCTCGGGCGACGCCGCCTTCGGCCATCTGTTCGACCCGGCGGGCGTCGCCGAGGCCAAGACCAAGCTGGAGGCCGGATCGTCCGGCCCGATCGAGCTGATCGCTCGCGCCCACCCGGACCGCCACCTGCACCTCTATGTCGCGCCCGAGGGCGACAAGCGCCGCATCTGGCTGTTCGACGTGGCGGCGCAGAAGTCGATGGAGCTGCAGCTGTCGCAGGCCCAGAAGATGCAGGCCGTCGGCCAGCTGGCGGGCGGGGTGGCGCACGACTTCAACAACCTGCTGACGGCGATTCAGCTGCAGCTTTCCGGCCTGCTGGAGCGCCACCCGGTCGGCGATCCCTCCTACGAAGGGCTGAACGAAATCCGCCAGACGGCCATCCGCGCCGCCGATCTGGTGCGCAAGCTGCTGGCCTTCTCGCGCAAGTCGACGGTGCGGCGCGAGCGGCTGGACCTGGGCGAACTGGTCGGGGAGTTCGCCGTGTTGCTGCGCCGTCTGCTGCGTGAGGACGTGCGGCTGGAGACCGACTACGGCCGCGACCTGCCGCTGGTGCTGGCCGACAAGAGTCAGCTGGAGACGGCGGTGATGAACCTGGCCGTCAACGCCCGCGACGCCATGCGCGGCGTGGTCGAGCCGGGCGCGGGCGTCGTCACCATCCGCACCCGCCGCCTGACCGGCGCCGAGGCGCGCGGCCTGGGCTGGCGTGAGGCCCCTGAGCAGGTCGCCCTGATCGAGGTCTCGGACACCGGCCCCGGCGTGCCGCCGGCGCTGCTGGACAAGATCTTCGAGCCCTTCTTCACCACCAAGGCGGTGAACGAGGGAACGGGCATGGGTCTGGCCACCGTCTATGGCATCGCCCAGCAGGCGGGCGGCCACATCACCGTCGCCAATCTTGAGAATGCGGGCGCCGCCTTCCGCATCTTCCTGCCCGCCGCCACGGCCGAGGAGCTGGTCGAGGCCCCGGTGGTCGAGAAGGTCGTCAAGGCGCCGCGCGACCTGTCGGGCGCCGGCCGCATCCTGTTCGTCGAGGACGAGGCCGCCGTGCGCGGCATCGCCGCCCGCCTGCTGCGCCAGCGCGGCTATGAAGTGATCGAGGCCGCCGACGGCGAGGAGGCCCTGATCCTGGCCGAGGAATGGGCGGGACAGATCGACATGCTGATCTCGGACGTCATCATGCCGGGGCTGGACGGCCCCTCGCTGCTCAGGAAAGCACGGCCCTTCCTGGGCGACGCCCCGGTGATGTTCATCTCGGGCTATGCCGAGAGCGACTTCTCGGACCTGCTGCAGGACGAGGTCGGGGTCTCCTTCCTGCCCAAGCCGCTGGACATCAAGACCCTGGCCGAACGGGTGAAGCAGCAGCTCCACGCGGTCTGA
- a CDS encoding superoxide dismutase has translation MAFTLPPLPYAHDALEPAIDKETMGYHYDKHHQTYVDNLNKAVAAAGVEGQSFEELFAKMSTLPVAVRNNAGGVWNHTFFWEGLAPVGTGGEPSAELAAAIDADLGGMDAFKEAFNTAGLGRFGSGWAWLIVQDGKLKIISTPNQDNSLMDFAEEKGAPLLVADVWEHAYYLKYQNRRAEFLAAFWSIVNWNKVNELYAAAKA, from the coding sequence ATGGCCTTCACCCTGCCTCCGCTGCCCTACGCCCATGACGCGCTGGAGCCGGCCATCGACAAGGAGACGATGGGCTACCACTACGACAAGCACCACCAGACCTACGTCGACAACCTGAACAAGGCCGTGGCCGCCGCGGGCGTCGAGGGCCAGTCGTTCGAAGAGCTGTTCGCCAAGATGTCGACCCTGCCGGTCGCGGTGCGCAACAACGCCGGCGGCGTGTGGAACCACACCTTCTTCTGGGAAGGCCTGGCTCCGGTCGGCACGGGCGGCGAACCGTCGGCTGAGCTGGCCGCCGCCATCGACGCCGACCTGGGCGGCATGGACGCCTTCAAGGAGGCCTTCAACACCGCGGGCCTGGGCCGCTTCGGTTCGGGCTGGGCCTGGCTGATCGTGCAGGACGGCAAGCTGAAGATCATCTCGACGCCGAACCAGGACAACTCCCTGATGGACTTCGCCGAGGAGAAGGGCGCGCCCCTGCTCGTCGCCGACGTGTGGGAGCACGCCTACTACCTCAAGTACCAGAACCGCCGCGCCGAGTTCCTGGCCGCCTTCTGGTCGATCGTGAACTGGAACAAGGTCAACGAACTGTACGCTGCCGCCAAGGCCTGA